The following is a genomic window from Ignavibacteria bacterium.
GCTTTAGCCATTAATTTATTTGCGGCTAAAGCCAAAATTTTTAACAATAAGCAACCACGAGCTAAAGCTCGTGGCTATTTAAATTTTCTCCAAATTTTGTATTTACCTTTATTAAGGAGGATACTTTATTATTTAAAAAAATTAATAAGGCACGCCATCTGCGGCAGGCGGTTTCGTCTTACCGATAAATCCAATCAAAACCAAAATCGTTATTAAATAAGGAAGCATTTGTATAAACTGCGTTGGGAATCCTGTTTCCACAATCTGCAGGCTGATTTCAAGCGCTTCAAAGAAAGCGAAAAGTAAACACGCAAAGAAAATATTGACAGGTTTCCACTTCCCGATTATCATTGCGGCAATTGCGATGTATCCCCTGCCAGCAATCATTCCATCGGAGTAACTATTCTGTACTGATGCAAGCCAGATTCCGCCAAGCCCGCTGAGAAATCCGCTTAATAAAATTCCATACAGCTTATAAAGATGAACATTCACGCCTGATGACTCTGCAGCTTCGGGATTTTCTCCGCACGCGCGCAGTCTCAAACCAAACTTCGTTTTATAGAGAAGGAAATTAGAAATGAAAATCAGAGCAATGGCAAAAAGAATAATAAAGTCGGACAGCACATCACCAACAAAAGGAATGATTCTTAAAAATTCTAATCTTGGAAGCTCATCAAATCTTGAGGTGTTGCTTGAGCTTTGAAAAATTAACATCATAAAAAATTTTGCAAGTCCGGTAATAAGCATATTAAACCCGACACCGATTAAAATCTGGTTAAGCTTTAATTTCAGCGCAAACAAAGAATAAAAACCTGCAAGAAGTAAATTTATTAGAAGAGTTAAAAATAATGCGAGCATTGAATTGCCGAATGTTATGCTGAATAAGGCAAAGCAAAATGCCCCTGAAATCATAAATCCTTCTATTGCAATGTTTATTACTCCCCCACGTTCGGAAAAATTCGCACCGGAAGCACCGAGATAATACGGAGTCATCAGGCGGATTACCTGCGCTAAAAATGCAACTGAAAATATTGTTGAAAGAATTTCCAAATTCTGACGTATTGGGATCCCCGCTTTCGCGAGGATGACTTCTTAAGTTTTATTAAAATAATTTTCGGTTAGTTTATTAACCGATATGATGCTCAAAATTACAAGCGCCTCAATTACAAGAATCACTTCTTTTGGAATTATCTGATTAACTGCCAATCCACCAAAATCCAAAAATGCAAATAGTAGGGCTGAAAAAATTATTCCAATGGGATGATTGCGAGCAAGAAGCGCAACTGCAATTGCAGTAAAGCCGATATTGTTTGTGTAACCGAATTCGTAATAACCTTTATAACCCATTACGAAATTAATTCCCGCAAGGGAAATTACACCTGCTCCGATAAAAAATGAAAGCAAAGTTATTCTTGCAGGCTTCAAACCTATGTATGCGGATGCAATTTCATTAAAGCCAACCGCGCGGATGTTGTAGCCAAATCTTGTTTTGTAAATAATAAAATAAATTATCAAAGCAAGAAGGATTGCAAATATGAAAGTTATGTTTAATGCAGAACCCTGAAAAGCGGAAATTAAATCGGATGCCTGCGGCAACATAAAACTCTCAGGAATTTTTATCGTTCGCTGGGTTGCAGGAACTGTAAAGAAATTCATTAAAAAATAATTTACAAGATAAAGAATTATGAAATTCATCATTATAGTTGTAATGACTTCATTTACACCTTTTTTGATTTTTATGATTGCAGGAATAAGCCCGAACAATCCGCTAACTAAAAAACCGCAGGCAACAGAGATAATAAATGCTAATATAAACGGCAGGTCACTCAATGCAACAAGAACAATTGCTGTAACAAACGAACCTGCATTTAATTGTCCTTCTGCGCCGATGTTAAACAACGATGCGTGAAAACAAATTGCAAGTCCGCATCCGATGATAATTAATGGTGTTGCCTTAAAAAGCATTTGTCCGAAGCCGTAAAAACTCCCGAACACTTCACCGAGCATAACGGAATATATTTCAAAAGGATTTTTTGAGAGCGTAAACAGGAATAAAGTAATTATTACGAGAGTAATAATTAAAGAAAGCGAGATTGAAATGGTATTTATCTTTAATTCTTTATTCAATTTTATTTAAGCTTTATTCCAATCATTAATTTTCCTATTTCCTGCTGAAGAAGATTTCTATCCTCCTGCAATAAATTCTGAAATTCATTTTTTTCATAGGTCTTAATTATCTCACCGCGATAAATGATGCTTAATCTATCAGACAAAGATAGTAACTCATCAATATCCGATGAGATTAGCAAAACTGCTTTGCCTTTATTGCGTTCATCGATAATTTTTGACTGAATTGAATAAGTGGCTTTGATATCTATGCCTCGCGTCGGGTTATAAAAGACAAGAATGTCATTACCAAGCTCAATTTCACGAGCGCAAATTACTTTTTGCTGATTTCCTCCCGACAAGTATTTTGTTTTTTGAAGAACATCGGGAGTCCGGATATCATATTTCGAAATTAACCTTAGAGAGTTATCTCTATGCTCGCTTTTATTATAAATATTTTGTGAAGATTTAATAAAAATATTTTCCGGAATATCATATTCGGCAATTAATCCTTTTTTTATTCTGTCATCAGGAACAACCGAGATTTTTTTTGTTTTTAAATTTAATTCCCCTGAAAAGTCTTCATCCAATCCGGCAAGAATATCAACAAGTTCACTTTGGCCGTTTCCTTCAACACCGCAAATACCGTGAATTTCGTATTTATTTAAGTTAAATGAAAAATTTTTGAGATTATTTTTTTCAATCGAGGAAGTGTTCACATTTAGAAATTCAAGAAGAACGCTTTCATCATCAATTATTTGTTTTTCAAAATCTGAAATTTCAAACTTCTCTCCTATTATTTCAAATGCAAGTTTATCTATATCAAGATTTTTTGTTTCAGAGGTAAAAACTAACTCGCCTCTTCGCAGAACCGAGACATAGTCGCTGATTTCTTTTACTTCATTAAGCTTGTGAGTTATGAGAATAACGGTTTTATTTTCTTCCTTAAATCTTTTTATAATTGCAAACAGGTTTTTAATTTCATCGGGAGACAAAACTGCGGTCGGCTCATCGAGAATTATTATATCGGGATTTCTATAAAGTATTTTAAGTATCTCAACTTTTTGCTGTTCACCTACGCTCAACGTAGAAATTTTTTTCTTTAAATCGAGATTTAAATTATATTTTGCAATTAAATCATTTAAAATTTTATATGTTTTTTTGAAATCTATTTTGGCATTTTTTACAAACTCATTGCCCAGAATCACATTTTCAAGAACGGTAAAGTCCTCGATAAGCATAAAATGCTGATAAATCATCCCGATTCCCTTATCAATTGCATCATGCGGCGAAGAAAAATTTATTTCACTGCCACTTAAATAAATGCTTCCGGAATCCGGCTGATAAACGCCTGCAAGGATTTTCATTAACGTAGACTTTCCCGCGCCGTTTTCTCCGAGAAGGCAATAAATTGAATTAACGGGAATTTGAAGAGAAATATTTTTTAATGCGCAAAAATTACCGAAGTTTTTTGAGATGTTTCTAAACTCTAAAGACTGCACTGGACTGTAGATGCTTGTTTCAATTGGCTTTAATATACTAAACAATTGATTTATATTTAATGAATTAATAATCATTAGCTTATTGGAACAGGAACGAAAAAGGTCAAATAAGAAAAAACCCGTTACCGATAATCTCTGCGGTCTCTCCGAGATACAATTCAAGGAAATTTATAAATTTTTGGTTTTATACTCATCAATCCAAAATCAATCATCAGGTATTACTCAGGCTATTCTTTGCCTGCTCCTGAAGCATAACAGCGATTGGGTTTATACGGATAACGACACATCGATTTATAAAATGTTATGGGGTTCAAATGAAAAAAATAAAATTTTCAGAAACTCAAACGACATTACGAAATATTTAATACCAATGAAGACAGCGTTTGAGCATAAAGAAAATTTAAGTGATGAAATTGTTCTTGTTGATTTGAGTTATGACTCAAATGCGAAAGGAGAATTATTGGATAATTTATTAACTTCACGCGAGCATGAATTAAATATTATTTTTAATATTAATACTGATGACATTAATAATTTGAATATTTTGAATCCTGCGGTTATTAATTTAATTGAAGTTGATGAAAACAATTTTTTTGAAACATTTAATCATATAAAATCCGGAGTTAATAGCTTCAAAAAAGGGAATAAACCTCTGGTGATTCTTAATCAAGTAACCGGAATTACTTCATTGGAAAGTTTTGAAAATTACTTAAAAGAAAATAAAATTTTTTCAAAAAAAGAACTTGATACGATTAAAGAAGAAGCTCTTAATGATAATCCCGGCTCAGCAGAGGAATTTAATGCTTATGAACTAAGCGGCGAAAGTGATGAGCTATTGGTGATATTAATCGGCAAGAGTAAATTAAACGATGATGTTCAGAAGCTTTATAGTGACGATTTAAAATTCAACCTTCTTACAATTTTAAACATTTCTGATGTAAACGAAGGATTAATATGCGGTTCAGTAAATAAATGCGGAAAGGTATTAATTATTTATGACCATAAAGAACTTGAAATTATTTCAAACCGCGTATTAAGGATGGTTATTGAAAATTGTTTTGAGAATTTAGACGCACCCGTGAGGACATTAAATTCCTCCGACATAAAACAAATTAAAAATAAAATCGAAGAATTATTGAGTTACTAATTTGATTTAAAATATCTTATCAAGTAAAAAATAAGAGAAAGAATTATACTGATTACAATGCACGTTACAATCGGGAAATAAATCTCAAAGTTTTTTCCTTTGATTGAAATGTCGCCGGGCAACTTGCCGATAAAAGGAATACGATTGAAGAGCATTAAAATCCCTCCAACTACAACAATTACAATCCCCGTATAAATTAATATTTTTCCTAAATTATAAGAGTTCATCGAAATAATTATAAATAAGAATAACAATTGCGATTATTATGATAATCGATGTAATAAACAAGATGGATTTAAAGAGTTTTTCGAACATTTTTTACAAGTTTCGCTTTAGATTTCGTATTACATTGAGTTAAAAAAAGAGTATAGTTAATTTATATATTCTCATAATATTATTAAACACAAAACATACTATAAAAGATGCAAGAATTTGACGTGGTTGTAATAGGAAGCGGACCGGGCGGCTACACCGCAGCGGTGAGAGCGGCACAATTAGGATTTAAAACTGCAATTATTGAACGCGACCGTTTGGGCGGAGTTTGTCTTAATTGGGGATGTATCCCGACAAAAGCATTGCTGAAAAATGCGGAAATAATGAATACGCTTGGACATTTGAAAGATTATGCTCTCAGCGCTGATAATATTTCATTTGATTTTCCAAAAATCATTGCAAGGTCAAGAGGTGTTGCCGATAAATCTGAGCAGGGTGTAAAATATTTGATGAAGAAAAATAAAATTACCGTTTTTGTAGGAAGTGCATACATAAATAAAGATAAGACAATAAAAATTACAGGCAAAGACGGAAAAGTGCTTGAGACAATTAAAAGCAAGCATACGATTATTGCAACAGGCGCAAGAGCAAGGACTCTGCCCGGAATAAAATTCGATGAGAAAAAAATTCTTTCATCAACCGGAGCAATGATTCAGGAAAAAGTGCCCAAAACAATGGTTATCGTCGGAAGCGGAGCAATCGGAGCTGAATTTGCATACTTCTATAATGCTTTCGGAACTGAAGTTACAATAATTGAAATGCTTCCAAGCATTTTACCTGTAGAAGATAAAGAAATTTCAGACGTTGTTGCAAAGGAGTTCAAGAAAAAAGGAATCAAGATTTTTACAGACACAAAGACAGAATCAATAGAAGTGAAAGGCAACAAAGTTCTTACAAAAGTTTCAGGCAAGACAAATGAAACCCTTGAATCCGATTGTGTGTTGCTTGCAATAGGTGTTATGGGAAACATTGAAGACATGGGACTTGAAAATGCCGGAATTGAGCTTTACAAAAATACTGTTAAGGTTGATAAGGATTACAAAACAAACGTTCCCGGATTTTATGCAATCGGCGACTGCGCATTGATTGACGCGAAAGGAAAACCATTTCTTGCTCATGTTGCCTCTGCTGAGGCAGTTAATTGCGTAGAAAAAATAAAAGGGCTGGATGCAATCGATTTAGACTATTTAAACATTCCGGGATGTACATATTGCATACCGCAGGTTGCATCAGTCGGTTTAACCGAGGAAAAAGCAAAAGCGACAGGATACGAAGTTAAAGTTGGCAAGTTTCCTTATTCTGCAAACGGAAAAGCGCGCGGAACTGGAGAAACTGCAGGTATGGTAAAACTGATTTTTGACAAGAAATTTGATGAGCTAATCGGAGCGCATATTGTTGGAGCTGAAGCAACTGAGATTATCAGTGAGCTTGTGATGGCAAAAACACTTGAAGGAACAGGAAAAAGCATAATTCAGACTGTTCATGCGCATCCTTCATATGCGGAGTCTATTCTTGAGGCAGCAGGCGTGGCTCACGGCGAGGCAATAAATATATAAAACTCCCGGTTGTCATTCCCGCGGGGTACCCTATGGGTCACGCGGGAATCCAAGCAAAAATTCATAAAGAAATTAAAGTTTTTGGCTCTGAAACCAGTACAGGGTGACATTTTTACTTTCGGGTATATAATCTTTTCAATTGATTAATATCCAATATATACATAAATTTTTATACGTCTATAGTGGTTATAATTTGATAAGTTATAATTACTATAGATGAAAACTTTATAAAATTAAGGAGATTTAAATGGAAGACAATAACAGAGGAACAAAAGGATTCTTACTCGGATTACTTGCAGGCGGCATAGTTGGAGGCATTGTAGCTTTACTATATGCGCCTAAAAGCGGACGTGAATTGCGAGCAGACATCAAAATCAAAAAAGATGAATTCATTGACGATACATCTGAATTTATGCAGATTGCAAAAGAAAGAGCCCAGACAATGATTAATGAAGGGAAGAAAAAATCGGAGAAGCTCATTCACGAAGCAAAGGAAAAAGCAAATTCTTTAATTCATGATGCCAACAAAATCTTAACCGATGCAAAAGGCAAAGCTTCAGATTCTTTTTCAACTGCAAAAGATAAAATGAACGTTGAAGCAAGCAAGATAAAAGATGCTTTCAATGCAGGTGTAGAGGCTTACAACAAAGAAAAAAATAAGTCCGATAATTAATCTTTTATAATCTTTAAAATATCCCCGTTCATTACTTATGAGCGGGGATATCTCTTTCTTAACTTTCAATTTTATAACGATGGGAAACGAAATCTTAACTTATACACAGATTGCAATTAACATTATCGTGCTTTTGCTTTTTCTCTTTTTTGTAATTTTGGTTTCAAAGTTGATAAAAGGCGTTGATGCCGTGAAAGTTAAAGTTGATGACTTAAATAAAAACTTCGCCGAAATTAAGACAAAAATTGAACCATCAATTGAAAAATTTAACACATTCATTGATACGGCAAATATGATTACCGAAAAAGCTAATACCACGATGGATACAGTCAACTCAGCCGTTGACAAAGTGAAATATGCTGTCGATGATATCGTTGAATTTGAACAGAAGATTAAGCGCAACATCGAGCCGAGCATTATGGATACCATCCACACATATAGCGGCATCGTTCAGGGAGTAAAAACATTTATTGAGAAATATAAATCATTCAAAGCTACACGCAAATCCCCCTCTTTAAAACTTTCCGCTGAAGTTGATATACCTGAAAAGAAAGAAGATTATTTTTCTTCACAGGAATTTCAGAATGAATTTGATGATATAGATAAGGAATTGAATGAAGTGAGAAAAAAACTCGAGGAATTAAGAAAAGATTAGTTTATTTTTATTACAATTTTCCCAAACTGCTGACCGGATTCCATTCTTTTAAACGCTTTCGCAATATTATTTAACTCAAATACATCATCGATAACGGGTTTTATGTTATTGACCTCAACATATTCCAGCATTTTTTTGAAATCTTTGTCAGAAGCCATAGTAGTGCCCAATAACTGAAGCTGTTTCCAGAAAATTCTGCGCACTGCAAAGTTCGGAATATCACCAAGCGTTGCGCCATAAGAAACAATCCTTGCTCCATAAGAGCACATTTCCATAAGCTTTGCTAATGGTTCACCGCCTGTTCCATCGATAATCACATCGATTTTATAATTCATTTTTTGCAGAAGCTCTTTAGACCAGTTTTCGTTTTTATAATTCACACCATCTATTGCTCCGAGATGTTTTGCTTTCTGAATTTTAGAATCCTTACCCGAAGTTACAAAAACATTCGGTGTTCTTGAAAGAGCAAACAGTAATGCAAACGTTGCGACTCCCCCGCCGATTCCCGTTACTAAAACATTTTCATTATTTTTAATATTTGATTTTATAATCATACTTTGCGAAGTAACAGCACTGTAACCAAGTTTGCCTTTTCTTGCGGCTAAAAGATTTTCATTTTTTTTAATATCACCTTTTAAAATCGTTGCACGGTAAGCGGTTGCACCGCCAAGAGGAAGAGCGCCTGCCTCGAGCATTGAAAGATTGCCGGGTTTTTTGTGAACGAAATATTTATTGATTTTAAGATACTCTGCAAACGTTCCGTTATCGGGAAGTCCGAGTATTTTATAATTTTTTTCTATTTGGTGTTTTTCGTTATCACCCCAATTGAGTGACGGATTAACAACCACTTCATCGCCTTCGGAAACATTTTTAACATTACTTCCTTTTTCAACAACTACACCGCTGCAATCTGAACCAAGAATACACGGGAGATTTATGCCCGAATACAATCCTTGAGTAATAAATACATCACGGTGATTTAAAGCAGCATAATTAATTTGGATTAAAACTTCATCGGAATTTATTTGGGGGGTGTCAACTTCTTCGACAAGAAGATTTTTTTCTAAGTCTTCAATTTTTCCAACCTGATGCAGGACTGCAGCTTTCATTTTGATTTAATTGACTTAGACTTCAATTGTTACACTGATTGGACAATGGTCGCTGCCCATAATCTCGGGATAAATTCTGCAATCTTTTACATAAGGCACAAACTCATTTGACACCATAAAATAATCAATTCGCCAGCCCTCGTTGCGGTCGCGGCTTCTCGAAATCTGGTCCCAATATGTATATTGTCCGCCTTCTTTATTAAATAATCTGAACACATCGGTGTAACCAAGATTCACAATATGGTCAATCCATTTTCTTTCTTCGGGAAGGTAACCGGAAACCTTGCTCCATCTGTCGGGTTTTGCAAGGTCAATATCCTGATGCGCGGTGTTATAATCACCCGTTACGATAATTCCTTTTCTGCCTTTGAAATTTCTGTTAAGATAATAAAATAAACCGTCATAAAAATCTAATTTGAATTCAACACGCTCAGGTCCTCTGCCGCCGTTCGGGAAATAAACATTCGCAAGAACAAACTTATCGTACTCGGCAAAAATAACGCGACCTTCGACGTCAAATTTCTCGACGTTAAGACCATTAACGATTGCCTGCGGCTCAATAGTTGAATAAATCGCAACGCTTGAATAACCTTTTTTCTGCGCAGAAAACCAATAAGATTTATAACTGCCGATGTTTTTTAAGCTGTCGGTAATCTGGTCGGGCTGCGCTTTTGTTTCCTGCAAACAAACAATGTCACCTGCGCAGTTATTTATCCAGTCGCGAAAACCTTTTTTCTCGATAGCACGGATTCCGTTCACGTTCCAGGAATAAATTTTAATCTGATTTCCTTTGGAGCTTTTGGAAGGTTTCTTTGTAGTAGTTTTGGTTACAGTCTTTGTAGTTTTTTTAACGGGCATTTTCTTTCAAAAATTTTTCTTTTGTTGAAAAAATATCTTTTATAATCGGTTCAGGCATTGGATATCCATCATCGAAATATAAAAGCGCAACATGCAAATGTGTCTTTCCTTCAGGCAAAATTGTCTTGCGTCCTGTTCTTCCAACCTCGCCAATTTTATCACCGGCATTTATTATGTCACCGGGCTTGACATTGACAGTCGAAAGATGCGAATAATAAATCATCTTGTCGTTCGTTACATCGTAAATCTTAACATATTTCCCGCCGCGAAGCAGTGAGCCGATTTTCCAGGTTGTATCGGTTGCAACAACAATCCCTGATGACATGCTCACTATATCAACGGGCTTGCCTGTTGAATCATCAAGCAAATCTTTATCGTTATCCAGAATCATAATATCATGCGCGGGATGACCTATTGTGTTGCTTCCATCAAAATAGTCAAACTTTTCTTCTATGTAATCATTGCCGTTCTGCCGATGAGAAATTGATGTCCAGTTCTTCAGAGGGAAAACCCAATCATTGCGCTTAACATTTTTTCCGCCTGATTTATAGTACAACTTTTTTAATTCAGCATTGAGATAATCAATTTCCTCAACTGCTTCATCTATATCTTCGACTTGTTTAAGAACGATTTTCTTATCAAGAGCATCCCATTTGTTTGCAAGGGATTGCAGAGAATCCTGAGACAACCCCCCAACCCCCTTTTCTAAGGGGTAATTAAACATAAATACAAAACATAGAAATAAAATCAATCCTTAACCTATTTTATTTTTTGCAATCAAATTCAATGCGCTGCCGGCTTTGAACCATTCTATTTGCTGTTCGTTCATTGTATGGTTTAACCAAATTACATCAGCATCTTTTGTCGGGTCTTTATGAATTACTCTCATGCGGAGTCTTTCACCGGGTTTTAAATCTTCTATGTGTAAATCAAATCTGTCATCTTCATAAATTTTATCATAATCATTCGTATCGACAAAAGTCAGAGGAAGAACTCCCTGTTTCTTTAAATTAGTTTCGTGGATTCGGGCAAATGATTTTACTATAATCACTCTCGCACCAAGATAACGCGGTTCCATCGCAGCGTGTTCGCGTGATGAACCTTCACCGTAATTTTCCTCACCGACTACAATCCATCCGATTCCGTTTGCTTTGTAATCCCGCGCAACTTTCGGAACTTCGGAGTATTTTCCTGTCAGAGTATTTTTAACATGATTCATTTTATCGTTAAAATAATTCACAGCTCCGATGAACATATTATTGGAAATATTATCAAGGTGACCGCGGTATTTCAGCCATGGACCTGCCATTGAAATATGGTCGGTCGTGCATTTGCCTTTTACTTTCAGGAGCAGTGCAAGATTTTTGAAATCGTTATTTATATCAGGTGCTCTAAACGGTTCAAGCTTCTGCAAACGATTGCTATCAGGTTCTATAATTACCTGAATACCACTTCCATCAGCCGGAGGTGCCTGAAATCCTTCCTCATCTCTTATAAAACCATCCTGAGGTAGTTCATCACCTTCAGGTTCTTTAAGTTTTACAAGCTCACCTTTTTCATTTACAAGCATATCAGTAAGAGGATTAAACTCAAGCGTTCCAGCAA
Proteins encoded in this region:
- a CDS encoding zinc-binding dehydrogenase; protein product: MKAAVLHQVGKIEDLEKNLLVEEVDTPQINSDEVLIQINYAALNHRDVFITQGLYSGINLPCILGSDCSGVVVEKGSNVKNVSEGDEVVVNPSLNWGDNEKHQIEKNYKILGLPDNGTFAEYLKINKYFVHKKPGNLSMLEAGALPLGGATAYRATILKGDIKKNENLLAARKGKLGYSAVTSQSMIIKSNIKNNENVLVTGIGGGVATFALLFALSRTPNVFVTSGKDSKIQKAKHLGAIDGVNYKNENWSKELLQKMNYKIDVIIDGTGGEPLAKLMEMCSYGARIVSYGATLGDIPNFAVRRIFWKQLQLLGTTMASDKDFKKMLEYVEVNNIKPVIDDVFELNNIAKAFKRMESGQQFGKIVIKIN
- a CDS encoding ABC transporter permease; amino-acid sequence: MEILSTIFSVAFLAQVIRLMTPYYLGASGANFSERGGVINIAIEGFMISGAFCFALFSITFGNSMLALFLTLLINLLLAGFYSLFALKLKLNQILIGVGFNMLITGLAKFFMMLIFQSSSNTSRFDELPRLEFLRIIPFVGDVLSDFIILFAIALIFISNFLLYKTKFGLRLRACGENPEAAESSGVNVHLYKLYGILLSGFLSGLGGIWLASVQNSYSDGMIAGRGYIAIAAMIIGKWKPVNIFFACLLFAFFEALEISLQIVETGFPTQFIQMLPYLITILVLIGFIGKTKPPAADGVPY
- a CDS encoding exodeoxyribonuclease III: MPVKKTTKTVTKTTTKKPSKSSKGNQIKIYSWNVNGIRAIEKKGFRDWINNCAGDIVCLQETKAQPDQITDSLKNIGSYKSYWFSAQKKGYSSVAIYSTIEPQAIVNGLNVEKFDVEGRVIFAEYDKFVLANVYFPNGGRGPERVEFKLDFYDGLFYYLNRNFKGRKGIIVTGDYNTAHQDIDLAKPDRWSKVSGYLPEERKWIDHIVNLGYTDVFRLFNKEGGQYTYWDQISRSRDRNEGWRIDYFMVSNEFVPYVKDCRIYPEIMGSDHCPISVTIEV
- a CDS encoding ABC transporter ATP-binding protein — encoded protein: MIINSLNINQLFSILKPIETSIYSPVQSLEFRNISKNFGNFCALKNISLQIPVNSIYCLLGENGAGKSTLMKILAGVYQPDSGSIYLSGSEINFSSPHDAIDKGIGMIYQHFMLIEDFTVLENVILGNEFVKNAKIDFKKTYKILNDLIAKYNLNLDLKKKISTLSVGEQQKVEILKILYRNPDIIILDEPTAVLSPDEIKNLFAIIKRFKEENKTVILITHKLNEVKEISDYVSVLRRGELVFTSETKNLDIDKLAFEIIGEKFEISDFEKQIIDDESVLLEFLNVNTSSIEKNNLKNFSFNLNKYEIHGICGVEGNGQSELVDILAGLDEDFSGELNLKTKKISVVPDDRIKKGLIAEYDIPENIFIKSSQNIYNKSEHRDNSLRLISKYDIRTPDVLQKTKYLSGGNQQKVICAREIELGNDILVFYNPTRGIDIKATYSIQSKIIDERNKGKAVLLISSDIDELLSLSDRLSIIYRGEIIKTYEKNEFQNLLQEDRNLLQQEIGKLMIGIKLK
- a CDS encoding M23 family metallopeptidase, giving the protein MSQDSLQSLANKWDALDKKIVLKQVEDIDEAVEEIDYLNAELKKLYYKSGGKNVKRNDWVFPLKNWTSISHRQNGNDYIEEKFDYFDGSNTIGHPAHDIMILDNDKDLLDDSTGKPVDIVSMSSGIVVATDTTWKIGSLLRGGKYVKIYDVTNDKMIYYSHLSTVNVKPGDIINAGDKIGEVGRTGRKTILPEGKTHLHVALLYFDDGYPMPEPIIKDIFSTKEKFLKENAR
- a CDS encoding ABC transporter permease; amino-acid sequence: MNKELKINTISISLSLIITLVIITLFLFTLSKNPFEIYSVMLGEVFGSFYGFGQMLFKATPLIIIGCGLAICFHASLFNIGAEGQLNAGSFVTAIVLVALSDLPFILAFIISVACGFLVSGLFGLIPAIIKIKKGVNEVITTIMMNFIILYLVNYFLMNFFTVPATQRTIKIPESFMLPQASDLISAFQGSALNITFIFAILLALIIYFIIYKTRFGYNIRAVGFNEIASAYIGLKPARITLLSFFIGAGVISLAGINFVMGYKGYYEFGYTNNIGFTAIAVALLARNHPIGIIFSALLFAFLDFGGLAVNQIIPKEVILVIEALVILSIISVNKLTENYFNKT
- the lpdA gene encoding dihydrolipoyl dehydrogenase, with the translated sequence MQEFDVVVIGSGPGGYTAAVRAAQLGFKTAIIERDRLGGVCLNWGCIPTKALLKNAEIMNTLGHLKDYALSADNISFDFPKIIARSRGVADKSEQGVKYLMKKNKITVFVGSAYINKDKTIKITGKDGKVLETIKSKHTIIATGARARTLPGIKFDEKKILSSTGAMIQEKVPKTMVIVGSGAIGAEFAYFYNAFGTEVTIIEMLPSILPVEDKEISDVVAKEFKKKGIKIFTDTKTESIEVKGNKVLTKVSGKTNETLESDCVLLAIGVMGNIEDMGLENAGIELYKNTVKVDKDYKTNVPGFYAIGDCALIDAKGKPFLAHVASAEAVNCVEKIKGLDAIDLDYLNIPGCTYCIPQVASVGLTEEKAKATGYEVKVGKFPYSANGKARGTGETAGMVKLIFDKKFDELIGAHIVGAEATEIISELVMAKTLEGTGKSIIQTVHAHPSYAESILEAAGVAHGEAINI
- a CDS encoding YtxH domain-containing protein translates to MEDNNRGTKGFLLGLLAGGIVGGIVALLYAPKSGRELRADIKIKKDEFIDDTSEFMQIAKERAQTMINEGKKKSEKLIHEAKEKANSLIHDANKILTDAKGKASDSFSTAKDKMNVEASKIKDAFNAGVEAYNKEKNKSDN
- a CDS encoding DUF2905 domain-containing protein, which produces MNSYNLGKILIYTGIVIVVVGGILMLFNRIPFIGKLPGDISIKGKNFEIYFPIVTCIVISIILSLIFYLIRYFKSN